gatggacataaaataaagtatcttttattattcccATTTGTTtgatttataattaatatgggtattttaatataacttttcatattatgcgatattttttcttttgtttcttttaattctCTGTACATATCATACATTTCATTTCTTTCCAATATTCCCTcctttttgcatttttttttatcataattttccaaaaattcGTGCacataattttgtaataatttcTCATTCCTAAATGATTcaaaacctttttttttttccttttcttccttttctttttccttctcCTTGCTGAGACATACATGCTTTTTAGATAAGTTGTCCATTTCGGTTGTTTGGCCTCCTTGGAATGAATTACTATCTCCcttcatttttcttaaaacatatttattctCTACATTTGTCTCTGCGCTTGCGCCCACCACCTTTGTTACTGCTGACTTGTCTAAGCTACACTCTTCACCCATATTAATAAACAACATATCTGATTCCCTTCTCTGCTTGATTACATCATAGCTTTCAATATTCTTGTTATTTTTGAGcattttcattatacatgttttgacttttttttttttactgctcctaacatgttcatatttgttaactttaatatgttttatcacgttttgttttattttctcattcataagaatattattatcatatgggctaaatttattcatatttaaaactgcgtttccatttttttcttttaaataatcaaaagagttttcaataaaattatcgtatttttttttatcattgaAAAGTTTGTTTTCCCTGACTTGGTCATAATTATTCCCACTATTACTACatttgttgttattattaacacTCTTTATTTCTTCGTTCCCCCATTTTTGCTCCTTGCTATCGTTAACTttgtaatttaataaaaagggaCCTATACTCTTTGGTAAGATGGCATATAACGGAATTACAAAGTCATATGGCAATGTTATATCTTCATAAGAATAATTATAGACATGATCCTTTTGTGTTTccatgtaatatttattttttactttcaaAATGTTTACTAACAGTTGAAAACTCTTTGGTCCCATTaattcatacatacaaatattttttatatgttttataatgACCTgagaattattaattttttggaaattttcaattactttttttaagcACGTTGGGTGAACGAATACCCACAGATCTCTTTTTGTTTCTTCCTCTGTTCCATGTTCTTCTTTTTGAAAACTATGGCAATTGTAATTAAGATGGTTCCTCATAGCCTCGCTCACATTAGAGATAGTTACAATACTAtcactatttttttccttcatcttattattactaatttttttaaaatacttgTACGACTTCAATTTCGAACGCCATAAAAAGTAGGCTGGGCAGATTAGCGAATTGTTTGCACTGAAAAAATTACTTCCATCAAAGGAGTTCGGATTAGATATACTGTTTACCGTACATGCATTTTGGTTAGAAGCATCTGTTCTCTTTATAGCATCAGTACTATCAGCCGTTTTGGCATAAGTACCAGACGCATTAGCATTAGAACTAGCAGTCATGTTGGCGGTAGTACCAGTAATGTCCATCGATGAACCCCTCGATGCACCACCTCCTATGGCGAACTCATCAGGATCATACCTATGAATAAAAATCTTTCCTAACAGTAATCCtagcaaatattttttccttagcATGTTTGCCTGAAGAACATTAGTACACTTTTTCAGAATGTCAATAATGATATTTTCATGAGCGCTTAGTTGAATTATTTCCACATAAGACAAGTCATGTATTAGTGACTTCCTCTTGCTATATCTAAATATCCTTCTACTTATTTtactacaattttttaaagcaaGTTTATACCCATACATATTTATCATTCGAAATCTTTTACTATGATACATATGAGTCTCTagccaatttttttttttacctctcataataaaatttttgtaaaaataccCATAAGGCATCATaccactttttttttttttttttttcttcttatttttcttattactactattattcttctttttctttttgtttatattcgGTTCAGATATTAACATCTCTtcaagtattatttttttacatactaAAGGAACTCTATAAGGGTTAAAAGACATACACCTCCTTCTCCTGTTTTTATGGATACGTTGAAAGcatcttttaaatatatttcttttttttagttcattACCAAAAATGGCAAAATCTTCGTCTTTTAAACTAAAAAAGGAAGAGACCCAGGGTATAGAGTTGTAGTTTAAAAAACTCGTGTCTGAAcagttattatttatttcgtatatagatttatatatcttatcATTTTGTTTATCTAATTCTTTAACTGCTGCCATCTGTTCGTCCTTCTCATTTTTCTTCCTTCTGTTATCATTCTTTTTGGATACCTTCCCATGGTCTGTAATACCAGAGCTGCTCTTAGGAGGCTTCTCAATTTTATCGACTGACT
This genomic interval from Plasmodium brasilianum strain Bolivian I chromosome 1, whole genome shotgun sequence contains the following:
- a CDS encoding ribonucleases P/MRP protein subunit POP1; the protein is MGLKEEVKKKEKNKEAEIEVEIEIETRITHKMVTFFSGGKRNSDNSENSENSENSENSDNSGNSDHSDKGIFDKDENDKDKVKGKRSSSKKQSVDKIEKPPKSSSGITDHGKVSKKNDNRRKKNEKDEQMAAVKELDKQNDKIYKSIYEINNNCSDTSFLNYNSIPWVSSFFSLKDEDFAIFGNELKKRNIFKRCFQRIHKNRRRRCMSFNPYRVPLVCKKIILEEMLISEPNINKKKKKNNSSNKKNKKKKKKKKSGMMPYGYFYKNFIMRGKKKNWLETHMYHSKRFRMINMYGYKLALKNCSKISRRIFRYSKRKSLIHDLSYVEIIQLSAHENIIIDILKKCTNVLQANMLRKKYLLGLLLGKIFIHRYDPDEFAIGGGASRGSSMDITGTTANMTASSNANASGTYAKTADSTDAIKRTDASNQNACTVNSISNPNSFDGSNFFSANNSLICPAYFLWRSKLKSYKYFKKISNNKMKEKNSDSIVTISNVSEAMRNHLNYNCHSFQKEEHGTEEETKRDLWVFVHPTCLKKVIENFQKINNSQVIIKHIKNICMYELMGPKSFQLLVNILKVKNKYYMETQKDHVYNYSYEDITLPYDFVIPLYAILPKSIGPFLLNYKVNDSKEQKWGNEEIKSVNNNNKCSNSGNNYDQVRENKLFNDKKKYDNFIENSFDYLKEKNGNAVLNMNKFSPYDNNILMNEKIKQNVIKHIKVNKYEHVRSSKKKKVKTCIMKMLKNNKNIESYDVIKQRRESDMLFINMGEECSLDKSAVTKVVGASAETNVENKYVLRKMKGDSNSFQGGQTTEMDNLSKKHVCLSKEKEKEKEEKEKKKGFESFRNEKLLQNYVHEFLENYDKKKCKKEGILERNEMYDMYRELKETKEKISHNMKSYIKIPILIINQTNGNNKRYFILCPSKKKSTVLFHLLVRNGSIAIGLKEREKILKCSEFLCYPKDFPDSYGGILYNNFREELSKKNYFKKPIGKRINYYCLGINNPFNYSWFCIYPYNENIKIIRCTDPYNQFLIKTFLHRFLTISFKRIYSLDTFETFDSFMEEFKTKFFVFSSFYISVYVHAHKGGTPKRMAHVCSLTLKRLIKLFMKQVGTNKLHEWVMHKRIRHTNKKKEKIKKFKESVIHKYKNRIMKKSKSAKGDVKVQTNGQIKGDINSKTCEKKDIDEIILPSKKIIGYVSSGGHVLSKGYGYGVAHISFYLLLQNLLHHIFALKLMASDPLKINNRAKEFPSLALIRNIDSVHYYPVWLSLVTEDKYLPF